A genomic window from Anthonomus grandis grandis chromosome 4, icAntGran1.3, whole genome shotgun sequence includes:
- the LOC126735684 gene encoding uncharacterized protein LOC126735684: MSAEELQVQLDQTNAQLRDVRDALANVIAGLRSHVRADTEASPAEFLFGTTLRMPGEFFLEGDFTPDPRTFIEEFREFMRLVRPVPVTHHHKRRAFVFKNLYECSHIFLRNVVAKALERTYSGPYKVVKRLSDRVFDIDINGKTKSVSVELLKPAYLMSEDLIADTLDSDPPLTTPSSLAGTQDSNGAGNSPVTSSSLAGTHDLDGPGDLPVPMVEKVLKTYARKKQCL, from the exons ATGTCGGCTGAAGAGCTACAAGTGCAATTAGATCAAACTAATGCTCAACTACGTGATGTCAGGGACGCCCTGGCTAACGTTATTGCCG GGTTGCGCTCTCATGTTCGTGCTGACACCGAGGCATCGCCTGCCGAATTCTTGTTTGGCACGACACTTCGCATGCCTGGCGAATTCTTTCTTGAAGGGGATTTTACTCCTGATCCTCGCACATTCATTGAGGAGTTTCGTGAGTTTATGCGACTCGTCAGGCCTGTTCCAGTCACACATCACCACAAGAGGCGcgcgtttgtttttaaaaatttatacgaATGCTCCCATATTTTCTTACGCAATGTTGTTGCGAAGGCACTCGAACGAACCTATTCCGGACCTTACAAGGTTGTTAAAAGACTGTCCGATAGGGTGTTTGATATCGATATCAACGGGAAAACGAAAAGCGTCTCGGTTGAGCTACTTAAGCCGGCATATCTCATGTCTGAAGACTTGATAGCTGATACACTTGATAGCGACCCTCCTTTAACCACCCCTTCGAGTCTAGCTGGAACCCAGGACTCGAATGGTGCTGGCAATTCGCCAGTCACCTCATCCAGTTTGGCTGGAACCCACGACTTGGACGGTCCTGGCGATTTGCCAGTACCAATGGttgaaaaggttttaaaaacttaCGCTCGTAAAAAGCAA TGTTTGTAA